From a region of the Helianthus annuus cultivar XRQ/B chromosome 5, HanXRQr2.0-SUNRISE, whole genome shotgun sequence genome:
- the LOC110943646 gene encoding proline-rich protein 36-like — protein sequence MSSSSDTGVSDTLDPMAIVSDDEILSESEVYTLDTTSTDVDDFQPFALPDDAPLADGPFGGDLPLVPIPAPIPLAVFPLEDLPLDALSDDDIDLFIEGPPEGDQDGGAPMEDDIPVDDPVVPIAEAPSDSSGPDSFESVASASFHDRGVQHYSPDADSDMAMSAAPVVPQEFGPEPEVKFVPAEPALVGPEPVIAHDPIDVPVVALLPDPLPEPDRVDPPVVAPPVVDAPVIAPPVVDHAPFATHIDPRYADTLNGWIEDADDYPPFVLPVTPPAAPTFLPLDIPPVPPAHT from the coding sequence atgTCTTCCTCTTCCGATACTGGAGTATCAGACACGCTGGATCCTATGGCGATTGTATCGGACGACGAGATTCTATCTGAGAGCGAGGTCTATACGTTGGATACTACGAGCACTGATGTGGACGACTTCCAGCCATTTGCCCTGCCGGACGATGCGCCTTTAGCTGATGGTCCTTTCGGCGGGGATCTACCTCTCGTTCCGATCCCCGCTCCTATCCCCCTCGCTGTGTTTCCCTTAGAGGATTTACCTCTCGATGCGTTATCAGATGACGATATCGACCTTTTCATAGAGGGTCCCCCGGAGGGTGACCAGGATGGTGGGGCCCCTATGGAGGACGATATTCCGGTTGACGACCCTGTAGTTCCTATTGCTGAGGCTCCTTCTGATTCGTCTGGTCCAGACTCGTTTGAGTCCGTGGCATCCGCTTCTTTTCATGACCGGGGCGTGCAGCACTATTCTCCCGATGCAGACTCAGACATGGCAATGTCTGCTGCACCTGTTGTCCCCCAGGAGTTTGGCCCGGAGCCTGAGGTCAAGTTTGTACCAGCTGAGCCTGCTCTAGTTGGTCCGGAACCTGTCATTGCTCACGACCCTATTGATGTTCCAGTCGTCGCTCTTTTGCCTGATCCTCTACCAGAGCCTGACCGCGTCGATCCACCAGTCGTGGCACCACCCGTTGTCGATGCACCCGTTATTGCACCACCTGTTGTCGACCATGCACCTTTTGCCACACATATTGATCCCAGATATGCTGACACCCTTAATGGGTGGATCGAGGATGCTGATGATTATCCCCCGTTTGTTCTACCAGTTACTCCACCCGCTGCACCTACTTTTCTACCGCTTGATATTCCCCCAGTTCCACCCGCACATACCTGA